CCCGTATCGACCGACGCTACCGGCAGGTGGCCGAATTTCGGATAGACATAGGTCGCCAGCGTGTTGGTCCACTGCTGGACATGCTTGTCGTTTTTCCAGGCGGCGCGATTGGCATCAATGTAAGCCGTGGCGCAGTCTTCGAAGGTCTTGGTTTTGGCGATCTCCATGGCAGATTGGGCTTTGACAGTCTGGCGCTCCTGAACGGGGTCGATGCCATCACGCACTTGTTTTCTGAGTTCACGGGCGCGTTCGCGTGCCTCGGCCAGTGACACCTCGGGAAAGCTTCCCAGTCCAACGTCCCTGCGGTGCAGCGTCGCTTGACCATCTTTGCCCAGGCGCGTGCCCACGGCGATGCGCAGCACCCATGCCCGTGATCCGCCCAGAATGCGAAGATGCAGGCCGTCCACGCCGCCAACTGCGTGACGGCCTTCGGTTTTAAGCTTGGTGACTGCCAGCGCTGACAGTTCCTTGGCTTTTCTTGGCATGGCTATCTCCGTCGAACTATTTGTCCCACATCTTATCCCACATAAAGATCTGGATGTGGTGAGAATCGGCTGGACTTCGGCAGACAGACGAACTCTTCAACCTATTGATTTAAAATGGTTTTTTGATTCTCATTGGATTGTGCTAGACGTCAAAGAGACGGACGCCCTCTCCGCCAAGGTTTTCTGCAGGTCGTTGAATTCGGCTTGCAAGGTAACGGCCCACAAACCGGCTCGCATCGCCGTAGTGATTTTTCGCTACGGCGTTTTTCTTTTGCAGCTATGCATATTCGTGGAGCATGGCCAGCCAAGTTTTTGCGGGGCTGCGAAGTTTTTCGTTGCTCGCTCTGCCTACCGGCCCCATGCCCCGCCGCTCCGGTTCGCCGTGCAGCGCAGGGGTGACGGTGGCCGCGAAGACGCGCATACTCGAATCCATGCGTCCAAGCCTGCCGAACCTTGTGCCGCTGTCGGTGGCGTTGTTCTGCACCGTTGCCGGGGGTGCTGCGCGGGCACAACCCAGTGAAGGCGACAGTGCCCTGGCAGCCAGCCTGCGCGAGCAGGCCATTGCCTACGAGCATGGCGAAGGCGTGGCCCGCGATGCGCGGAGGGCCGCCAACCTGTACTGCACGAGCGCGCGGCTCGGCGACATGCTAGCCCAGTACCACCTTGGATGGATGTACGCCAATGGGCGCGGCGTGGCGCGCGACGACGCGACGGCGGCCTTCTTCTTCCAGGCCGCCGCCGAGCAAGGGCTGGATGTGGCCGCGCGCATGTTGCAGGTCGTCGGCGGCGCCACCGGCGAGGTGCCCGAGTGCATGCGCCCGCCGCAGCCCGCCCCGGTCGAGGCGGCCCCGCCCGGCGTGGACTACCAGGCCATAGCGCCACCCAAGATCATGGAACTGGTGCACAAGATGGCG
This region of Alicycliphilus denitrificans K601 genomic DNA includes:
- a CDS encoding lytic transglycosylase domain-containing protein; this translates as MRPSLPNLVPLSVALFCTVAGGAARAQPSEGDSALAASLREQAIAYEHGEGVARDARRAANLYCTSARLGDMLAQYHLGWMYANGRGVARDDATAAFFFQAAAEQGLDVAARMLQVVGGATGEVPECMRPPQPAPVEAAPPGVDYQAIAPPKIMELVHKMAPQYQVEPQLALAIIAAESNFNPQAVSPKNAQGLMQLIPETSERFQVRNPYDPAQNIRGGLAYLRWLLAYFEGDVALVAAAYNAGEGKVERYRGVPPYVETRAYVQRILKAVGARAHPFDRTVTQPSPVLERIRLTLRAGN